The proteins below come from a single Rhodococcus sp. WMMA185 genomic window:
- a CDS encoding MaoC/PaaZ C-terminal domain-containing protein, giving the protein MPIDPHVAIGAELPTQEFSWTSSDVQHYHLALGAGSRPLDENELRYLTDQTPQVLPTFATVASNFHATEAPRVSFPGIEIDLAKVVHGTQEVTVHKPIPSAGKARTTTRIAEVWDKGKAAVIVQESTTTDLDGTPLWTGRSSIFARGEGGFGGERGPSQSVELPDRPADAVVDTPVLPQQALMYRMCGDRNPLHSDPKFAAAAGFPAPILHGLCTYGMVCKAAVDAVLDADASAVQGFRARFAGVVFPGETLHTRIWKDDGRLLISATVLERDNAPALEDVILSLA; this is encoded by the coding sequence ATGCCCATTGATCCACACGTTGCAATCGGTGCCGAACTACCAACCCAGGAGTTTTCCTGGACCAGTTCTGACGTGCAGCACTATCACCTGGCACTCGGCGCCGGTTCTCGCCCCCTCGATGAGAACGAGTTGCGATATCTCACCGACCAGACGCCCCAGGTTCTCCCAACCTTCGCGACCGTGGCCTCCAACTTTCACGCCACCGAAGCACCGCGTGTGTCATTTCCCGGCATCGAGATCGACCTGGCCAAGGTCGTGCACGGCACCCAGGAAGTGACCGTGCACAAACCCATCCCGTCTGCGGGCAAAGCGCGCACCACCACCCGAATTGCGGAGGTGTGGGACAAGGGCAAGGCCGCCGTGATCGTCCAGGAGTCCACTACCACCGACCTCGACGGCACTCCCCTGTGGACGGGTCGGTCATCAATCTTTGCGCGCGGCGAAGGCGGTTTCGGCGGCGAACGTGGACCGTCCCAGTCGGTCGAACTACCCGACCGGCCCGCCGATGCTGTGGTCGACACCCCTGTACTGCCCCAGCAGGCGCTGATGTACCGGATGTGCGGCGACCGTAACCCACTCCATTCCGACCCGAAGTTTGCCGCAGCCGCAGGGTTTCCCGCGCCGATTCTGCACGGCCTGTGCACCTACGGAATGGTGTGCAAGGCAGCGGTGGACGCGGTGCTGGACGCAGACGCGAGCGCCGTCCAAGGATTCCGTGCAAGGTTCGCAGGGGTGGTGTTTCCTGGCGAAACGCTGCACACCCGAATCTGGAAGGACGACGGCAGACTGTTGATCTCGGCCACGGTTCTCGAGCGCGATAATGCCCCTGCCTTGGAGGATGTGATTCTCTCCCTAGCCTAG
- the hsaD gene encoding 4,5:9,10-diseco-3-hydroxy-5,9,17-trioxoandrosta-1(10),2-diene-4-oate hydrolase: protein MTTTEETMTFESTSKFAQVRPDLKLHYHEAGVGNDTTIVLLHGGGPGASSWSNFAKNIPVLAEKFHVLAVDQPGYGLSDKPTEHPQYFVHSASALKDLLDALGIGGRVHLLGNSLGGGAAVRFALDYPDRAGRLVLMGPGGLSVNLFSPDPTEGVKNLGKFSAPPEGPTREKLEAFLRVMVYDQSLITPELIEERFAAASTPESLEAAKAMGKSFASADFEKGMLWREAYKLRQRVLLIWGREDRVNPLDGALVALKMIPRAQLHVFGGCGHWAQLEKFDEFNRLATDFLLDGGK, encoded by the coding sequence GTGACGACTACCGAAGAAACCATGACGTTCGAATCCACGTCGAAGTTCGCTCAGGTCAGGCCTGACCTGAAACTGCACTACCACGAGGCCGGAGTCGGCAACGACACGACGATCGTGCTGCTGCACGGCGGCGGACCGGGGGCTTCGTCGTGGTCGAACTTCGCGAAGAACATTCCGGTCCTCGCCGAGAAGTTCCACGTCCTCGCTGTCGACCAGCCCGGTTACGGGCTGTCCGACAAGCCGACCGAGCACCCGCAGTACTTCGTGCACAGCGCATCCGCGTTGAAGGATCTGCTCGATGCCTTGGGCATCGGCGGACGGGTTCATCTGCTCGGCAATTCGCTCGGTGGCGGCGCCGCAGTGCGTTTCGCGCTCGACTATCCGGACCGCGCGGGACGGCTCGTTCTGATGGGTCCGGGCGGACTGAGCGTCAACCTGTTCTCGCCGGATCCCACCGAGGGCGTGAAGAACCTCGGCAAGTTCAGTGCGCCGCCGGAGGGGCCAACCAGGGAGAAGCTCGAGGCGTTCTTGCGGGTCATGGTCTACGACCAGTCTCTGATCACCCCGGAACTCATCGAGGAGCGCTTCGCGGCGGCGAGCACTCCAGAGTCGCTCGAGGCGGCGAAGGCAATGGGGAAGTCCTTCGCATCGGCCGACTTCGAAAAGGGAATGCTCTGGCGTGAGGCATACAAGTTGCGCCAGCGTGTACTGCTGATCTGGGGCCGCGAAGACCGGGTCAACCCGCTCGACGGAGCCCTCGTGGCGCTCAAGATGATCCCGCGGGCGCAGTTGCACGTCTTCGGTGGCTGCGGACACTGGGCGCAGCTCGAGAAGTTCGACGAGTTCAACAGGCTCGCAACGGACTTCTTGCTGGATGGAGGTAAGTGA
- a CDS encoding VOC family protein translates to MAGRIVHFEIPFDDGDRARGFYRDAFGWNMAEIPQMDYTMVSTGPVSESGMPDQPGFINGGMMQRGEVTSPVVTVDVDSIDDALAKIESLGGKTVSPRTPVGNMGFAAYFTDSEGNVVGLWESAG, encoded by the coding sequence ATGGCAGGCCGAATCGTACATTTCGAAATCCCTTTCGACGATGGTGATCGCGCCCGAGGGTTCTATCGGGATGCGTTCGGGTGGAACATGGCCGAAATCCCCCAAATGGACTACACCATGGTCAGCACCGGACCCGTCAGCGAGAGCGGGATGCCCGATCAGCCGGGGTTCATCAATGGCGGGATGATGCAGCGCGGCGAGGTGACCTCCCCCGTCGTCACCGTGGACGTCGACAGCATCGACGACGCATTGGCGAAGATCGAGTCCCTCGGCGGAAAGACCGTTTCACCACGAACACCCGTCGGGAACATGGGTTTTGCAGCCTATTTCACCGATTCCGAAGGCAACGTCGTCGGATTGTGGGAGTCCGCCGGCTGA
- a CDS encoding acetaldehyde dehydrogenase (acetylating) yields the protein MTKASVAIVGSGNISTDLLYKLQRSQWLEPRWMIGIDPASEGLARARGMGLETSAEGIEWLLNQSERPDLVFEATSAYVHRAAAPQYEAAGIRAVDLTPAAVGPAVVPPANLHEHLDAPNVNMITCGGQATIPIVYAVSRVVDVAYAEIVASVASVSAGPGTRANIDEFTKTTSRGIETIGGARRGKAIIILNPADPPMIMRDTIFCAIPEDADRAAIADSIHRVVADIQQYVPGYRLLNEPQFDDPSVVSGGHATVTTFVEVEGAGDFLPPYAGNLDIMTAAATKVGEEIAQKLLSVEA from the coding sequence ATGACCAAGGCAAGTGTGGCGATCGTCGGTTCGGGCAACATCAGCACGGACCTGCTCTACAAGCTTCAACGGTCACAGTGGCTCGAGCCTCGTTGGATGATCGGGATCGACCCCGCGAGTGAGGGCCTCGCCCGCGCTCGTGGGATGGGCCTGGAGACGTCCGCCGAGGGCATCGAGTGGCTGCTGAATCAGTCGGAGAGGCCCGATCTGGTGTTCGAGGCCACGTCGGCGTACGTGCACCGTGCGGCCGCACCGCAGTACGAGGCGGCAGGAATCCGCGCTGTCGACCTGACACCCGCTGCCGTCGGACCCGCGGTGGTTCCGCCCGCGAACCTGCACGAACATCTCGACGCCCCCAACGTGAACATGATTACGTGCGGGGGTCAGGCCACCATTCCCATCGTCTATGCGGTCTCGCGTGTCGTCGATGTGGCCTACGCCGAGATCGTCGCATCGGTTGCCTCGGTGTCGGCCGGGCCCGGTACCCGCGCGAACATCGACGAGTTCACCAAAACCACCAGTCGCGGCATCGAGACCATCGGTGGGGCTCGGCGCGGCAAGGCCATCATCATCCTGAACCCCGCGGATCCGCCGATGATTATGCGCGACACCATCTTCTGTGCAATCCCGGAGGATGCTGACCGCGCCGCCATCGCCGACTCGATACACCGTGTGGTCGCCGATATCCAGCAGTACGTTCCCGGCTATCGGCTGCTGAACGAGCCCCAGTTCGATGACCCGAGTGTCGTGTCGGGCGGGCACGCCACGGTCACGACCTTCGTAGAGGTCGAGGGCGCCGGTGACTTCCTGCCCCCCTATGCGGGCAACCTCGACATCATGACCGCAGCGGCAACCAAAGTGGGCGAGGAGATCGCCCAGAAACTCCTGAGTGTGGAGGCATGA
- a CDS encoding Rieske 2Fe-2S domain-containing protein translates to MAQIREIDVGTVQTRFARGWHCLGLTKSFTDGKPHSIEAFGTKLVVFADSKGELQVLDAYCRHMGGDLSQGTIKGDSVACPFHDWRWGGNGKCTSIPYARRVPPIARTRAWITLERNGQLFVWNDPEGNPPPDDVTIPRIEAAYSDDWTDWTWNSMLIEGSNCREIIDNVVDMAHFYYIHYAFPTYFKNVFEGHIAAQYLNTKGRPDIGMATQYGMDTMLRSEAAYYGPSYMINPLLNSYGGYEVESVLINCHYPVTNNSFVLQYGVTVKKPSGIDDQAADRLAAKFTEGIAEGFLQDVEIWKNKTKIENPLLCDEDGPVYQLRRWYEQFYVDVADVTDKMTQRFEFEVDTTKANEAWQQEVEENLARQKAEREAKQSEKPASENTEAQV, encoded by the coding sequence ATGGCGCAGATTCGCGAGATCGATGTGGGCACGGTCCAGACCCGCTTCGCGCGCGGTTGGCACTGCCTCGGGCTGACCAAGTCGTTCACCGACGGCAAGCCGCATTCGATCGAGGCATTCGGCACCAAACTCGTCGTTTTTGCAGACAGCAAGGGTGAACTGCAAGTCCTGGACGCCTATTGCCGGCACATGGGCGGTGATCTGTCGCAGGGCACGATCAAGGGCGACTCCGTGGCGTGCCCGTTCCACGATTGGCGCTGGGGCGGCAACGGGAAGTGCACAAGCATTCCCTACGCACGTCGTGTCCCCCCGATCGCTCGGACCCGGGCGTGGATCACACTCGAGCGAAACGGCCAACTGTTCGTATGGAACGACCCGGAGGGCAACCCCCCACCCGACGATGTGACCATTCCCCGAATCGAGGCCGCGTACAGCGACGACTGGACCGACTGGACCTGGAACTCGATGCTCATCGAGGGCTCCAACTGTCGCGAGATCATCGACAACGTCGTGGACATGGCACACTTCTACTACATTCACTACGCGTTCCCTACGTACTTCAAGAACGTCTTCGAAGGCCACATCGCTGCCCAGTACCTCAACACCAAGGGCAGGCCGGACATCGGAATGGCGACCCAGTACGGCATGGACACCATGCTGCGCTCCGAGGCCGCGTACTACGGGCCCTCCTACATGATCAATCCCCTCTTGAACAGCTATGGCGGCTACGAGGTCGAGAGTGTTCTCATCAATTGCCACTACCCGGTGACGAACAATTCGTTCGTCCTCCAATACGGAGTGACCGTCAAGAAGCCGAGTGGCATCGACGACCAAGCAGCGGACAGACTCGCCGCGAAGTTCACGGAAGGCATTGCCGAGGGTTTCCTGCAGGACGTCGAGATCTGGAAGAACAAGACCAAGATCGAGAACCCGCTGCTCTGTGACGAAGACGGCCCGGTGTATCAGCTACGCCGCTGGTACGAGCAGTTCTACGTCGACGTCGCCGACGTCACTGACAAGATGACTCAGCGTTTCGAGTTCGAGGTGGATACCACCAAGGCCAACGAGGCCTGGCAGCAAGAGGTCGAGGAGAACCTGGCCCGTCAAAAGGCAGAGCGCGAGGCCAAGCAGTCCGAGAAGCCGGCGTCCGAGAATACGGAAGCACAGGTCTGA
- the kstD gene encoding 3-oxosteroid 1-dehydrogenase codes for MSKHEYDIVVVGSGAGGMTAALTAARKGLSVVILEKAAHFGGSTARSGGGVWIPNNEILKAAGVDDTAEAARTYLHSIIGDVVPKDRIDTYLDRGPEMLSFVLKNSPLKLQWVPEYSDYYPEAPGGRLRGRSVEPVPFDGRKLGEDLAKLEPAYVKAPPNFVVTQADYRWLNLLMRHPRGPLRAARVGLRFLGAKITGKRLLVLGQALVAGLYGGLKAAGVPVLLETPLTDLYVEDGVVKGVTAEVDGRSQVFRARRAVVIASGGFEHNDEARKKYQRAPIGTEWTVGAKANTGDGIWAGEKLGAALDLMEDAWWGPSIPLTGGPWFALSERSLPGCIMINRSGKRFVNESAPYVEATHAMYGGKHGQGDGPGENIPCWLILDQRYRDRYTFAGTTPRSPFPRRWRKAGIIVEAKSVAELAEKIDVPVDSLTETVSRFNTFARKGKDEDFGRGESGYDHYYGDPRNKPNPSLGALEKAPFYAVKMVPGDLGTKGGLRTDQNARVLRQDGSIIENLYAVGNASGPVMGHTYAGPGATIGPAMTFGYLAVLDILAKSNDSDSPTSLTGDTTNAH; via the coding sequence ATGAGCAAGCACGAATACGACATCGTGGTCGTCGGTAGCGGCGCCGGGGGAATGACCGCGGCACTGACCGCAGCCCGCAAGGGACTCAGCGTGGTCATCCTCGAAAAGGCAGCGCACTTCGGCGGTTCCACCGCCCGCTCGGGTGGTGGCGTATGGATCCCGAACAACGAGATCCTCAAAGCGGCTGGAGTCGACGACACGGCCGAAGCCGCACGGACCTACCTGCACAGCATCATCGGCGATGTCGTACCCAAGGATCGCATCGATACGTACCTCGATCGCGGACCCGAGATGCTGTCCTTTGTGCTGAAGAACAGCCCGCTGAAGCTGCAGTGGGTACCCGAGTACTCCGACTACTATCCCGAGGCTCCCGGCGGACGGCTCAGGGGACGATCCGTCGAGCCGGTGCCGTTCGACGGCCGCAAACTCGGTGAAGACCTCGCGAAACTCGAACCGGCCTATGTGAAGGCCCCGCCGAACTTCGTCGTCACTCAGGCCGACTACCGCTGGCTCAACCTGCTCATGCGCCACCCTCGCGGGCCACTGCGGGCGGCCCGAGTCGGACTCCGATTCCTCGGAGCCAAGATCACGGGCAAGCGATTGCTCGTCCTGGGCCAGGCACTGGTCGCGGGACTGTATGGGGGACTGAAAGCCGCCGGTGTCCCGGTTCTGCTCGAAACCCCACTCACCGACCTCTATGTCGAGGACGGGGTTGTGAAGGGTGTAACGGCCGAGGTCGACGGGCGATCGCAAGTCTTTCGCGCACGCCGCGCAGTGGTGATCGCCTCGGGCGGATTCGAACACAACGACGAGGCCCGCAAGAAATACCAGCGCGCCCCGATCGGCACCGAATGGACCGTCGGCGCCAAGGCCAACACCGGCGACGGCATCTGGGCTGGCGAGAAACTCGGCGCCGCACTCGATCTGATGGAAGACGCCTGGTGGGGTCCGTCCATCCCGCTCACCGGAGGACCCTGGTTCGCACTCTCCGAGCGCAGTCTTCCGGGTTGCATCATGATCAACCGGTCCGGCAAACGCTTCGTCAACGAATCCGCGCCGTACGTGGAGGCGACGCACGCCATGTACGGAGGCAAGCACGGCCAGGGCGACGGGCCTGGTGAGAACATTCCGTGCTGGCTCATCCTCGACCAGCGATACCGCGACCGGTACACGTTCGCCGGAACCACCCCTCGCTCCCCGTTCCCCCGTCGCTGGCGGAAGGCCGGCATCATCGTCGAGGCGAAGAGCGTCGCCGAGTTGGCCGAGAAGATCGATGTGCCTGTGGACTCTCTCACCGAGACGGTCTCGCGCTTCAACACCTTCGCGCGCAAAGGCAAGGACGAGGACTTCGGGCGAGGCGAAAGCGGCTACGACCACTACTACGGTGATCCCCGCAACAAACCGAATCCAAGCCTCGGCGCGCTCGAGAAGGCACCCTTCTACGCGGTCAAGATGGTCCCGGGCGACCTCGGCACGAAGGGCGGACTCCGCACCGACCAGAACGCGCGTGTGCTCCGACAGGACGGCAGCATCATCGAGAACCTCTATGCCGTAGGCAACGCGAGTGGTCCGGTCATGGGACATACCTACGCCGGGCCCGGAGCGACGATTGGCCCGGCGATGACTTTTGGCTACCTTGCGGTCTTGGACATCCTCGCGAAGTCGAACGACTCCGATTCGCCCACCTCACTCACCGGAGACACCACGAATGCCCATTGA
- the dmpG gene encoding 4-hydroxy-2-oxovalerate aldolase: MSTMVHFDAGWDIRITDTSLRDGSHHKRHQFTRDEVRGIVGALDSAGVPVIEVTHGDGLGGSSFNYGFSKVPEQELISIAVDTAENAKIAFLMLPGLGVKDDIIAAQGNGASICRIATHCTEADVSIQHFGLARDRGLETVGFLMMAHSIAPEKLAKQARIMADAGCQCVYVVDSAGALVLEQVSERIEALVQELGSDAQVGFHGHENLGLGVANSIAAVRAGAKQIDGSTRRFGAGAGNAPVEALVGVCDKIGVKTGIDFFAIADAAEDVVRPAMPAECLLDRQALMMGYAGVYSSFLKHAERQAQRYGVSSAELLVRAGKRKLVGGQEDQLIDIALELQKEANTAG; this comes from the coding sequence ATGAGCACTATGGTCCACTTCGATGCGGGCTGGGACATCAGAATCACCGACACCTCTCTGCGCGACGGTTCACACCACAAACGCCATCAGTTCACCCGCGACGAGGTCCGCGGAATCGTCGGCGCTCTCGATAGCGCCGGGGTACCGGTCATCGAGGTGACACACGGTGACGGCCTGGGTGGGTCGTCGTTCAACTACGGCTTCTCGAAGGTGCCTGAGCAGGAATTGATCTCGATCGCCGTCGACACGGCCGAGAACGCGAAGATCGCATTCTTGATGCTGCCCGGGCTCGGAGTCAAGGACGACATCATCGCGGCCCAGGGTAATGGAGCCTCGATCTGCCGGATCGCAACGCACTGCACAGAGGCGGACGTGTCCATCCAGCACTTCGGGCTGGCGCGCGACCGTGGTCTCGAGACCGTCGGATTCCTGATGATGGCGCACTCCATCGCACCCGAGAAGCTCGCCAAACAGGCGCGGATCATGGCCGACGCGGGTTGTCAGTGCGTCTACGTCGTCGACTCTGCCGGCGCATTGGTGCTCGAGCAGGTGTCCGAGCGGATCGAGGCGCTCGTGCAGGAACTCGGCTCGGATGCGCAGGTGGGTTTTCACGGGCACGAGAATCTCGGTCTCGGTGTGGCCAACTCGATCGCCGCGGTCCGGGCAGGTGCCAAGCAGATCGACGGCAGCACAAGGCGGTTCGGTGCCGGAGCCGGTAACGCGCCGGTAGAGGCGCTGGTGGGGGTGTGCGACAAGATCGGCGTCAAGACCGGTATCGACTTCTTCGCGATCGCCGACGCAGCAGAAGATGTGGTGCGACCGGCGATGCCTGCCGAATGTCTGCTCGACCGCCAAGCTCTGATGATGGGCTACGCCGGCGTCTATTCGAGCTTCCTCAAGCACGCCGAACGCCAGGCGCAGCGGTACGGAGTGTCGTCGGCCGAACTCCTGGTCCGCGCAGGCAAGCGCAAACTGGTCGGCGGCCAGGAGGATCAGCTCATCGACATCGCCCTCGAACTCCAAAAGGAAGCGAACACGGCTGGGTAA
- a CDS encoding C40 family peptidase — protein sequence MSQRNYLRPVRRAVVTGGLALCATALVALPATAAPAGSTGSGGGITGSLSMGSSVIPTPVPSPSGLAALAVAATQTGKPYLWGGTGPHAWDCSGLVQWAFRQVGVDLPRVTWDQANVGANIPRWALAPGDVILLNDASHVGIYAGFGQVFNAYASGVPIGLTPLSHFRNIHSIKRF from the coding sequence GTGTCCCAGCGCAACTATCTCCGCCCCGTTCGACGTGCCGTTGTCACCGGGGGTCTCGCACTCTGCGCGACAGCCCTGGTAGCACTTCCCGCCACCGCGGCACCGGCCGGAAGTACCGGTAGTGGTGGTGGCATTACCGGATCCCTCTCCATGGGGTCCTCCGTCATCCCGACACCCGTTCCCAGCCCGTCCGGATTGGCCGCACTCGCTGTCGCGGCAACACAAACCGGTAAGCCCTACCTGTGGGGTGGTACCGGCCCACACGCATGGGACTGCTCGGGTCTGGTGCAGTGGGCGTTCCGTCAGGTAGGGGTGGACCTCCCCCGCGTCACCTGGGATCAGGCCAACGTCGGTGCAAACATTCCTCGGTGGGCGCTGGCTCCCGGCGACGTCATCCTGCTCAACGACGCGTCACATGTCGGGATCTACGCGGGCTTCGGTCAGGTATTCAACGCATACGCCAGCGGGGTACCGATAGGCCTGACCCCACTGTCGCATTTCCGCAACATCCACAGCATCAAGAGGTTCTGA
- the hsaA gene encoding 3-hydroxy-9,10-secoandrosta-1,3,5(10)-triene-9,17-dione monooxygenase oxygenase subunit: MQRLDALLPTLRERAQEAEDLRRIPDDSIKALQEIGFFRLLQPEQWGGYQADPVLFYSAVRKIASACGSTGWVSSIIGVHNWHLALFEQQAQEDVWGEDTDIRISSSYAPMGAGQVVEGGYLVNGAWAWSSGCDHATWAVLGGPVIKDGRPVDFVSFLIPREDYRIDDVWNVVGLRGTGSNTVVVKDVFVPRHRALSFKAMSDLTAPGLVQNTAPVYKMPWGTIHPTTISAPIVGMAYGAYEAHVEHQGKRVRAAFAGEKAKDDPFAKVRIAEASSDIDAAWRQLSGNVADEYALLCKGEEVPFELRLRARRDQVRATGRAISSIDKLFESSGATALANGTPLQRFWRDAHAGRVHAANDPERAYVMYGTGEFGLPVADTMV, translated from the coding sequence ATGCAGCGACTCGACGCGCTACTGCCGACGCTGCGTGAGCGTGCGCAGGAGGCCGAGGATCTACGTCGTATCCCCGACGATTCCATCAAGGCGCTTCAGGAGATCGGCTTCTTCCGCCTCTTACAGCCCGAGCAGTGGGGCGGCTACCAGGCCGATCCGGTGCTGTTCTACTCGGCCGTGCGAAAGATCGCGAGTGCCTGCGGCTCCACCGGTTGGGTCTCGTCGATCATCGGCGTCCACAACTGGCACCTCGCGCTATTCGAGCAGCAGGCGCAGGAAGACGTGTGGGGAGAGGACACCGACATTCGCATCTCTTCCTCCTATGCACCGATGGGGGCCGGTCAGGTCGTCGAGGGTGGCTACCTGGTCAACGGCGCATGGGCCTGGTCTTCCGGTTGTGATCACGCAACCTGGGCTGTGCTCGGCGGTCCGGTGATCAAGGACGGGCGTCCGGTGGACTTCGTCAGCTTCCTGATTCCGCGTGAAGACTATCGGATCGACGACGTCTGGAACGTGGTGGGACTGAGGGGAACCGGAAGCAACACCGTGGTGGTCAAGGACGTATTCGTCCCGAGGCACCGTGCACTCAGCTTCAAGGCGATGAGCGACCTCACCGCCCCGGGTCTCGTGCAGAACACCGCGCCTGTCTACAAAATGCCTTGGGGAACAATCCATCCCACAACCATTTCGGCACCGATCGTGGGAATGGCCTACGGCGCATACGAAGCGCATGTCGAGCACCAGGGCAAGCGTGTCCGCGCGGCGTTCGCCGGCGAGAAGGCGAAGGACGATCCGTTCGCCAAGGTCCGGATCGCCGAGGCATCGAGCGACATCGACGCGGCATGGCGGCAGCTGTCCGGCAATGTTGCCGACGAGTACGCGCTCCTGTGCAAGGGCGAGGAGGTCCCGTTCGAGCTCCGGCTTCGAGCCCGCCGCGACCAGGTGCGCGCGACCGGTAGGGCCATTTCGTCCATCGACAAGCTCTTCGAGAGCTCGGGTGCCACTGCGTTGGCGAACGGCACTCCACTGCAGCGTTTCTGGCGAGATGCTCATGCCGGGCGCGTTCACGCTGCCAACGATCCCGAACGCGCGTATGTCATGTACGGCACCGGAGAATTCGGATTGCCGGTCGCGGACACGATGGTCTAG
- a CDS encoding 2-keto-4-pentenoate hydratase: MLSSQLRTELANRLDAAERGRAPIDPLTTAHPDIDVVDAYEIQLINIRRRLQDGARVVGHKVGLSSHAMQQMMGVDEPDYGHLLADMEVFEDQPVDTSRFCYPRVEVEVAFILGADLPGAGCTEQDVLSATEAFAPSIELIDSRIKDWKITLPDTIADNASSAGFVLGKNRVAPADIDIKAIDAVLTCNDEAIAEGRSDAVLGNPVTAVAWLAQKVESFGVRLKAGDIVLPGSCTRAIDAHPGDHFRADFSGLGSVSLKFK, encoded by the coding sequence ATGCTCTCGTCGCAACTACGCACCGAGTTGGCGAATCGGCTCGACGCCGCGGAGCGCGGTCGTGCTCCAATCGATCCGCTGACGACAGCCCATCCGGACATCGACGTCGTCGATGCTTACGAGATCCAATTGATCAACATCCGTCGAAGGCTGCAGGACGGGGCGAGGGTCGTCGGCCACAAGGTAGGCCTGTCCTCGCACGCGATGCAGCAGATGATGGGCGTCGACGAACCCGATTACGGGCACCTGCTCGCCGACATGGAAGTGTTCGAGGATCAACCCGTGGACACCTCACGGTTCTGCTATCCGCGTGTGGAGGTCGAAGTCGCTTTCATACTCGGCGCCGATCTACCCGGAGCCGGCTGCACCGAGCAAGACGTCCTGTCCGCGACCGAGGCGTTCGCCCCGTCCATCGAGTTGATCGACAGTCGCATCAAAGACTGGAAGATCACGCTGCCGGACACGATTGCGGACAACGCTTCGTCCGCCGGGTTCGTGCTCGGCAAGAACAGGGTTGCGCCGGCAGATATCGACATCAAGGCCATCGACGCCGTTCTGACGTGCAACGACGAGGCCATCGCCGAGGGGCGCAGCGACGCGGTGCTCGGTAATCCTGTGACAGCCGTTGCCTGGCTTGCGCAGAAGGTCGAGAGCTTCGGTGTCAGGCTTAAGGCCGGCGACATAGTGCTGCCCGGTTCATGCACCCGTGCCATCGACGCTCACCCGGGCGATCACTTTCGCGCCGACTTCAGTGGGCTCGGATCCGTATCCCTGAAGTTCAAGTAG
- a CDS encoding FAD binding domain-containing protein, producing MDLSFVAEISTPRTRDELPAPEAGDAYLAGGTWLYSEPQPSITRLIDLATLEWPSLTARNDGLEVAASCTIETLCTTTFPAQWRATSLFRPCAESLVASWKIWHTATIGGNLALALPAGAMITLCCTLDASVLVWSADGGQRRIPVAELVTGNGRTCLDAGDLIRSVHFSDTALRGRTALRKIAYSPLGRSGALLAGHLGDTGFTLTVTASTVRPFILRFPETPDPQPLSAALSEQIPPGDYLTDAHGTADWRRHVTGVLAEEIRRELA from the coding sequence ATGGATCTGTCGTTTGTCGCGGAGATCTCGACACCCCGAACCAGAGACGAACTGCCTGCTCCGGAAGCGGGTGACGCCTACCTCGCCGGCGGTACCTGGCTGTACTCCGAGCCGCAACCCTCGATCACCCGTCTGATAGACCTGGCCACGCTCGAGTGGCCCTCGCTCACCGCGCGGAACGACGGGCTGGAAGTCGCCGCAAGCTGTACCATCGAAACACTTTGCACCACAACATTTCCAGCGCAGTGGCGGGCGACCAGCCTGTTCCGTCCGTGCGCAGAGTCGCTGGTCGCGTCGTGGAAGATCTGGCACACGGCGACAATCGGCGGCAATCTTGCACTGGCCCTCCCCGCCGGCGCCATGATCACCCTGTGCTGCACACTCGACGCCAGTGTTCTGGTCTGGAGTGCCGACGGCGGCCAGCGCCGGATTCCCGTTGCCGAGTTGGTCACCGGAAACGGCCGCACCTGCCTCGATGCCGGAGACCTCATACGAAGCGTCCACTTCTCCGACACCGCCCTGCGCGGGCGCACGGCGCTGCGAAAAATCGCGTACTCGCCCCTCGGTCGTTCCGGCGCGCTGCTGGCCGGGCACCTCGGCGATACCGGATTCACGCTGACCGTCACCGCATCCACTGTCCGTCCGTTCATCTTGCGCTTCCCCGAAACACCTGACCCTCAGCCACTGAGTGCGGCGCTGTCGGAGCAGATCCCTCCCGGCGACTACCTGACGGACGCACACGGCACCGCGGACTGGCGTCGTCACGTCACCGGAGTTCTGGCCGAGGAGATCAGGAGGGAACTGGCATGA